The following proteins are encoded in a genomic region of Protaetiibacter sp. SSC-01:
- a CDS encoding glutamate synthase subunit beta, translating into MADPKGFLKVQQRELPARRPVPVRIMDWKEVYEAQDPSQLRRQAGRCMDCGVPFCHQGCPLGNLIPEWNDLMWRGEGRQAIERLHATNNFPEFTGRLCPAPCESSCVLGINQPPVTIKQVEVSIIDQAFQNGWVQPHPPERLTGKTVAVVGSGPAGLAAAQQLTRAGHTVAVYERDDRIGGLLRYGIPDFKMEKRQVEQRIAQMQAEGTRFRAGVEIGVDISWAELKERYDAVVIATGATVPRDLPIPGRDLLGVHFAMDYLVQQNKVVAGDTLPEQLSAHGKHVVVIGGGDTGADCIGTAHRQGALSVTNLAIGYQPPVERPEHQPWPMVPTIFEVSSAHEEGGERVYLASTVEFLGNEAGEVRALRVAETEYVDGRRVPKSGTEREIPADLVLIAMGFTGPERDLIDEQLRLPFDDRGNVVRDELYATNEPGVFVAGDAGRGQSLIVWAIAEGRAAAAAVDRYLEGHTELPAPVRPTDRGFML; encoded by the coding sequence ATGGCCGATCCGAAGGGATTCCTCAAGGTCCAGCAGCGTGAGCTCCCCGCCCGTCGCCCAGTTCCGGTCCGCATCATGGACTGGAAGGAGGTCTACGAGGCGCAGGACCCGTCGCAGTTGCGCCGTCAGGCCGGCCGCTGCATGGACTGCGGTGTGCCGTTCTGCCACCAGGGCTGCCCGCTCGGCAACCTCATCCCCGAGTGGAACGACCTCATGTGGCGCGGCGAGGGCCGCCAGGCCATCGAGCGTCTCCACGCCACCAACAACTTCCCGGAGTTCACGGGCCGTCTGTGCCCGGCGCCCTGCGAGTCGTCGTGCGTGCTCGGCATCAACCAGCCGCCTGTCACGATCAAGCAGGTCGAGGTCTCGATCATCGACCAGGCGTTCCAGAACGGATGGGTGCAGCCGCATCCGCCGGAGCGCCTCACCGGCAAGACGGTCGCCGTCGTCGGCTCGGGCCCCGCGGGCCTCGCGGCCGCCCAGCAGCTCACGCGCGCCGGCCACACCGTGGCCGTGTACGAGCGCGACGACCGCATCGGCGGACTGCTGCGCTACGGCATCCCCGACTTCAAGATGGAGAAGCGCCAGGTCGAGCAGCGCATCGCCCAGATGCAGGCCGAGGGCACCCGCTTCCGCGCGGGCGTCGAGATCGGTGTCGACATCTCGTGGGCCGAGCTCAAGGAGCGCTACGACGCCGTCGTCATCGCGACGGGTGCGACCGTGCCGCGTGACCTGCCCATCCCGGGTCGCGACCTCCTCGGCGTGCACTTCGCCATGGACTACCTCGTGCAGCAGAACAAGGTCGTCGCGGGCGACACCCTGCCGGAGCAGCTCTCGGCCCACGGCAAGCACGTCGTCGTCATCGGCGGTGGCGACACGGGTGCCGACTGCATCGGCACCGCGCACCGTCAGGGCGCGCTGAGCGTCACCAACCTCGCGATCGGCTACCAGCCGCCCGTCGAGCGCCCCGAGCACCAGCCGTGGCCCATGGTCCCGACGATCTTCGAGGTGTCCTCGGCGCACGAGGAGGGCGGCGAGCGCGTGTACCTCGCGTCGACCGTCGAGTTCCTCGGCAACGAGGCCGGCGAGGTGCGCGCCCTGCGCGTCGCCGAGACCGAGTACGTCGACGGTCGCCGCGTGCCGAAGTCGGGCACCGAGCGCGAGATCCCCGCCGACCTCGTGCTCATCGCGATGGGCTTCACGGGCCCCGAGCGCGACCTGATCGACGAGCAGCTGCGCCTTCCGTTCGACGACCGCGGCAACGTCGTGCGCGACGAGCTCTACGCCACGAACGAGCCCGGCGTCTTCGTGGCCGGCGACGCCGGACGCGGCCAGTCGCTCATCGTCTGGGCGATCGCGGAGGGCCGCGCCGCGGCCGCCGCCGTCGACCGCTACCTCGAGGGCCACACGGAGCTCCCCGCTCCCGTGCGTCCCACCGACCGCGGCTTCATGCTCTGA
- the gltB gene encoding glutamate synthase large subunit, which produces MALPETTPVPGRPDAFARFSAVPRAQGMYNPRLEKDACGLAMVATLRGTAGHDIVTNALDALRHLEHRGAVGSDAGTGDGAGIITQIPDAFLRAVVDFELPPVGQYAVGMAFLPLDDEARAAEKDAIGRIAVEEGLRVLGWREVPTDPEHLGTLARDAAPAFEQLFVASERSDASGKPVSGIVLDRQTFRLRKRAERELGSYFPSLSSRTLVYKGMVTTLQLEPFYPDLSDERFATKLALVHSRYSTNTFPSWPLAQPFRMIAHNGEINTVQGNRNWMRARQSQLRSDDLGDLRPLFPIVSEGASDSASFDEVVELLTLGGRSLPHAIMMMVPEAWENQVDMDPARRAFYDYHSALMEPWDGPAALVFTDGSLVGATLDRNGLRPGRFLVTDDGLVVLASEIGVLDFPADRVVRKGRLRPGKMFLIDTVEGRIIEDDEIKTSLAAENPYAQWVQENRIELAELPPREHVIHTAASVTRRQRTFGYTEEEVRILISPMAQNGAEPLGAMGSDTPIAVLSDRPRLIFDYFTQAFAQVTNPPLDSIREEVVTSMKLGLGPERNLLDATPEHARQIVLDFPVIDNDELAKILRLGKESGQRLTHTLKGLYRFDAGRDAMEIRLEELCAEADAAIEAGAQFLVLSDRDSNKDLAPIPSLLMLSAVHHHLIRQETRMRVGLIVETGDAREVHHAALLLGYGASAINPYLAMETAEQLVATGMIQGITPEKAVKNLIKGLGKGVLKIMSKMGISVIGSYAGAQAFEAVGLSQEFVDKYFTGTTTLLGGVGIDVIAEENLARHTSAYPENAGEKAHERLETGGEYQWRREGPPHLFSPETVFKLQHSTRNRRFDIFREYTKSVDEQAERLMTLRGLFRIKTGERPPVPIDEVESISSIIARFNTGAMSYGSISQEAHETLAIAMNRIGGRSNTGEGGEDVERLLDPERRSRIKQIASGRFGVTSMYLTHATDIQIKMAQGAKPGEGGQLPPQKVYPWVARTRGGTPGVGLISPPPHHDIYSIEDLKQLIFDAKRANPSARVHVKLVSQSGIGAVAAGVTKALADVVLVSGHDGGTGASPVNSLKHAGTPWEIGLAETQQTLMLNGMRDRVVVQVDGQMKTGRDVIIAALLGAEEYGFATAPLVVSGCILMRVCHLDTCPVGVATQNPELRARFTGKPEFVETFFEYLAQEVREYLAELGFRSLDEAIGRSELLDVDRAVRHWKADGLDLTPVLIGPEFPEDEPRANRRTQDHELEEHFDQELIRLASDALEHGTPVEIELPIKNTERAVGTMLGHEVTKRHGEHGLPEGTIQVTLRGAAGQSLGAFMPNGITLRLEGDSNDYVGKGLSGGQIVVRPPRGAVFPAERNVIAGNVIGYGATRGSIFIRGVVGERFLVRNSGATAVVEGVGDHALEYMTGGLAVILGGTGRNLGAGMSGGTAYVYDLRPERVNRDSLASGELELLPLESADVAIVTDLLEKHIAETDSALAKRLLENTEETMSKFVKVLPRDYAAVIETRRQAADEGLDPDGEVVWNRILEVTGG; this is translated from the coding sequence ATGGCGCTCCCCGAGACGACGCCCGTACCCGGCCGGCCGGACGCCTTCGCGCGCTTCAGCGCTGTTCCCCGCGCGCAGGGCATGTACAACCCTCGCCTCGAGAAGGACGCGTGCGGTCTCGCGATGGTCGCGACCCTGCGCGGCACCGCGGGCCACGACATCGTCACGAACGCGCTCGACGCGCTCCGCCACCTCGAGCACCGCGGAGCCGTCGGCTCGGATGCGGGCACCGGCGACGGCGCGGGCATCATCACGCAGATCCCCGACGCGTTCCTGCGCGCGGTCGTCGACTTCGAGCTGCCGCCCGTCGGCCAGTACGCGGTCGGCATGGCGTTCCTGCCGCTCGACGACGAGGCCCGGGCGGCCGAGAAGGATGCCATCGGCCGCATCGCGGTCGAGGAGGGCTTGCGGGTGCTCGGCTGGCGCGAGGTGCCGACCGACCCCGAGCACCTCGGAACCCTCGCGCGCGACGCCGCACCGGCCTTCGAGCAGCTGTTCGTGGCATCCGAGCGCAGCGACGCGTCCGGAAAGCCGGTCTCGGGCATCGTGCTCGACCGCCAGACGTTCCGCCTGCGCAAGCGCGCCGAGCGTGAGCTCGGGTCGTACTTCCCGTCGCTGTCGAGCCGCACGCTCGTCTACAAGGGCATGGTCACGACGCTCCAGCTCGAGCCGTTCTACCCCGACCTGTCGGACGAGCGGTTCGCCACGAAGCTCGCGCTCGTGCACTCGCGCTACTCGACGAACACGTTCCCGTCGTGGCCGCTCGCGCAGCCGTTCCGCATGATCGCCCACAACGGCGAGATCAACACCGTGCAGGGCAACCGCAACTGGATGCGCGCGCGCCAGAGCCAGCTCCGCTCCGACGACCTCGGCGACCTGCGCCCGCTGTTCCCGATCGTCTCGGAGGGCGCGAGCGACTCCGCCTCGTTCGACGAGGTCGTCGAGCTGCTCACGCTCGGGGGCCGGAGCCTCCCGCACGCGATCATGATGATGGTGCCGGAGGCCTGGGAGAACCAGGTCGACATGGACCCCGCCCGCCGCGCGTTCTACGACTACCACTCGGCGCTCATGGAGCCGTGGGACGGCCCCGCCGCCCTCGTCTTCACCGACGGGTCGCTCGTCGGCGCGACGCTCGACCGCAACGGTCTCCGCCCCGGCCGCTTCCTCGTGACCGACGACGGCCTCGTCGTGCTCGCGAGCGAGATCGGCGTGCTCGACTTCCCGGCCGACCGCGTCGTCCGCAAGGGCCGCCTGCGCCCCGGGAAGATGTTCCTCATCGACACCGTCGAGGGTCGCATCATCGAGGACGACGAGATCAAGACGAGCCTCGCGGCCGAGAACCCCTATGCGCAGTGGGTGCAGGAGAACCGCATCGAGCTCGCCGAGCTCCCGCCGCGCGAGCACGTCATCCACACCGCCGCCTCCGTCACGCGCCGTCAGCGCACCTTCGGGTACACGGAGGAGGAGGTGCGCATCCTCATCTCGCCGATGGCGCAGAACGGTGCCGAGCCGCTCGGCGCCATGGGGTCCGACACGCCCATCGCGGTGCTGTCCGACCGGCCGCGGCTCATCTTCGACTACTTCACGCAGGCGTTCGCGCAGGTCACCAACCCGCCGCTCGACTCCATCCGCGAGGAGGTCGTCACGTCGATGAAGCTCGGGCTCGGCCCCGAGCGCAACCTGCTCGACGCGACCCCCGAGCACGCGCGCCAGATCGTGCTCGACTTCCCCGTCATCGACAACGACGAGCTCGCGAAGATCCTGCGCCTCGGCAAGGAGAGCGGACAGCGCCTCACGCACACGCTCAAAGGCCTTTACCGCTTCGACGCGGGGCGCGACGCCATGGAGATCCGTCTCGAGGAGCTGTGCGCGGAGGCCGACGCGGCGATCGAGGCGGGAGCCCAGTTCCTCGTGCTCTCCGACCGCGACTCCAACAAGGACCTCGCGCCCATCCCGTCGCTTCTCATGCTGTCCGCGGTGCACCACCACCTCATCCGCCAGGAGACGCGGATGCGCGTGGGGCTCATCGTCGAGACGGGCGACGCCCGCGAGGTGCACCACGCCGCGCTCCTGCTCGGCTACGGCGCCTCGGCGATCAACCCGTACCTCGCGATGGAGACCGCCGAGCAGCTCGTCGCGACCGGCATGATCCAGGGCATCACGCCCGAGAAGGCCGTCAAGAACCTCATCAAGGGGCTCGGCAAGGGCGTGCTCAAGATCATGTCCAAGATGGGCATCTCGGTCATCGGCTCGTACGCGGGCGCCCAGGCGTTCGAGGCGGTCGGCCTCAGCCAGGAGTTCGTCGACAAGTACTTCACGGGCACGACGACCCTTCTCGGCGGCGTCGGCATCGACGTCATCGCGGAGGAGAACCTCGCCCGCCACACCTCGGCCTACCCCGAGAACGCCGGCGAGAAGGCCCACGAGCGGCTCGAGACGGGCGGCGAGTACCAGTGGCGCCGCGAGGGCCCGCCGCACCTCTTCAGCCCCGAGACCGTGTTCAAGCTGCAGCACTCGACGCGCAACCGGCGCTTCGACATCTTCCGCGAGTACACGAAGTCGGTCGACGAGCAGGCCGAGCGCCTCATGACGCTCCGCGGCCTCTTCCGCATCAAGACGGGGGAGCGGCCGCCCGTGCCGATCGACGAGGTCGAGTCGATCTCCTCGATCATCGCGCGCTTCAACACGGGTGCGATGAGTTACGGCTCCATCTCGCAGGAGGCGCACGAGACCCTCGCGATCGCCATGAACCGCATCGGCGGGCGCTCCAACACCGGTGAGGGCGGCGAGGACGTCGAGCGCCTGCTCGACCCCGAGCGTCGCAGCCGCATCAAGCAGATCGCCTCGGGTCGCTTCGGCGTCACGAGCATGTACCTGACGCACGCGACCGACATCCAGATCAAGATGGCGCAGGGCGCGAAGCCGGGCGAGGGTGGACAGCTGCCCCCGCAGAAGGTGTATCCGTGGGTCGCGCGTACGCGCGGCGGGACCCCGGGCGTGGGCCTCATCTCGCCGCCGCCGCACCACGACATCTACTCGATCGAAGACCTCAAGCAGCTCATCTTCGACGCCAAGCGCGCCAACCCCTCGGCGCGCGTGCACGTCAAGCTCGTGAGCCAGTCGGGCATCGGCGCCGTCGCGGCGGGCGTGACGAAGGCCCTCGCGGATGTCGTGCTCGTCTCCGGCCACGACGGCGGCACGGGCGCATCCCCGGTCAACTCGCTCAAGCACGCGGGCACGCCGTGGGAGATCGGTCTCGCCGAGACGCAGCAGACCCTCATGCTCAACGGCATGCGCGACCGCGTCGTCGTGCAGGTCGACGGTCAGATGAAGACCGGCCGTGACGTCATCATCGCGGCGCTCCTGGGCGCCGAGGAGTACGGCTTCGCGACGGCCCCGCTCGTCGTGTCGGGCTGCATCCTCATGCGCGTCTGCCACCTCGACACGTGCCCCGTGGGCGTCGCGACCCAGAACCCCGAGCTGCGCGCCCGCTTCACGGGCAAGCCCGAGTTCGTCGAGACGTTCTTCGAGTACCTCGCGCAGGAGGTGCGCGAGTACCTCGCGGAGCTCGGCTTCCGCTCCCTCGACGAGGCGATCGGTCGCAGCGAGCTCCTCGACGTCGACCGCGCCGTGCGCCACTGGAAGGCCGACGGCCTCGACCTCACACCCGTGCTCATCGGACCCGAGTTCCCCGAGGACGAGCCGCGCGCAAACCGCCGTACGCAGGACCACGAGCTCGAGGAGCACTTCGACCAGGAGCTCATCCGACTCGCGTCCGACGCGCTCGAGCACGGCACGCCCGTCGAGATCGAGTTGCCCATCAAGAACACCGAGCGCGCCGTGGGAACAATGCTCGGCCACGAGGTCACGAAGCGCCACGGCGAGCACGGCCTCCCGGAGGGCACCATCCAGGTGACCCTGCGCGGCGCGGCCGGCCAGTCGCTCGGCGCCTTCATGCCGAACGGGATCACCCTGCGGCTCGAGGGCGACTCGAACGACTACGTCGGCAAGGGTCTCTCGGGCGGCCAGATCGTCGTGCGCCCGCCGCGCGGCGCCGTGTTCCCCGCCGAGCGCAACGTCATCGCGGGCAACGTCATCGGCTACGGCGCGACCCGTGGATCGATCTTCATCCGCGGCGTCGTGGGTGAGCGGTTCCTCGTCCGCAACTCGGGCGCCACGGCCGTCGTCGAGGGCGTGGGCGACCACGCGCTCGAGTACATGACGGGCGGCCTCGCGGTCATCCTGGGCGGCACGGGCCGCAACCTCGGTGCCGGCATGTCCGGCGGCACCGCCTACGTCTACGACCTGCGGCCCGAGCGCGTCAACCGCGACTCGCTCGCGAGCGGCGAGCTCGAGCTCCTTCCGCTCGAGTCGGCCGACGTCGCCATCGTCACCGACCTCCTCGAGAAGCACATCGCCGAGACGGATTCCGCCCTCGCCAAGCGCCTGCTCGAGAACACCGAGGAGACCATGTCCAAGTTCGTGAAGGTGCTGCCGCGTGACTACGCGGCGGTCATCGAGACCCGGCGCCAGGCCGCCGACGAGGGGCTCGACCCGGACGGCGAAGTCGTCTGGAACCGCATCCTCGAAGTGACGGGGGGCTGA
- the pyk gene encoding pyruvate kinase gives MRRAKIVATLGPATSSYENLRAIIEAGVNVARMNLSHGTYEVHEEVYANVRRAAEDAGQPVAVLVDLQGPKIRLGKFADGPHELAVGDIFTITTEDVVGTKELVGTTFKGLPQDVKAGDFLLIDDGKVKVRVLDTDGVRVRTEVVVAGPVSNNKGINLPGVAVNVPALSEKDEADLRWGLKLGADYIALSFVRNAADITRVHEIMAEEGRKVPVIAKIEKPQAVEALDEIIDAFDGIMVARGDLAVELPLEAVPVVQKRAVELCRRMAKPVIVATQMLESMTHSPVPTRAEASDVANAVLDGADAVMLSGETSVGEYPVITVQTMARIIESTEEHGLERIAPLGTKPRTQGGAITLAAAEVAEFVDAKYVCVFTESGDSARRMSRLRFRIPMKAFTPDEGIRRRMNLTWGIESFKVERVQHTDAMYKQVDEILIEKKIASIGDKVVVISGSPPGIPGSTNDLRVHVVGDAINKVVPVWESGEHAD, from the coding sequence ATGAGACGAGCCAAGATCGTCGCGACGCTGGGACCCGCCACGTCGAGCTATGAGAATCTGCGGGCCATCATCGAGGCGGGCGTCAACGTCGCCCGGATGAACCTCAGCCACGGCACCTACGAGGTGCACGAGGAGGTCTACGCGAACGTGCGTCGGGCCGCGGAGGACGCGGGTCAGCCCGTGGCCGTCCTCGTCGACCTGCAGGGCCCGAAGATCCGCCTCGGCAAGTTCGCCGACGGACCCCACGAGCTCGCGGTCGGCGACATCTTCACGATCACGACCGAGGACGTCGTCGGCACCAAGGAGCTCGTCGGCACGACGTTCAAGGGCCTCCCACAGGACGTGAAGGCGGGCGACTTCCTCCTCATCGACGACGGCAAGGTCAAGGTGCGCGTGCTCGACACCGACGGTGTGCGCGTGCGCACCGAGGTCGTCGTCGCGGGCCCCGTGTCGAACAACAAGGGCATCAACCTCCCGGGCGTCGCGGTCAACGTGCCCGCCCTCTCGGAGAAGGACGAGGCCGACTTGCGCTGGGGCCTCAAGCTCGGCGCCGACTACATCGCGCTCTCGTTCGTGCGCAACGCCGCCGACATCACGCGCGTGCACGAGATCATGGCGGAGGAGGGCCGCAAGGTCCCCGTGATCGCCAAGATCGAGAAGCCGCAGGCCGTCGAGGCGCTCGACGAGATCATCGACGCGTTCGACGGCATCATGGTCGCCCGCGGCGACCTCGCGGTCGAGCTGCCGCTCGAGGCGGTGCCGGTCGTCCAGAAGCGCGCCGTCGAGCTCTGCCGCCGCATGGCGAAGCCCGTCATCGTCGCGACGCAGATGCTCGAGTCGATGACCCACTCGCCCGTCCCGACCCGCGCCGAGGCATCCGACGTCGCGAACGCCGTGCTCGACGGAGCGGATGCCGTGATGCTCTCCGGCGAGACGAGCGTCGGCGAGTATCCCGTCATCACCGTCCAGACGATGGCCCGCATCATCGAATCGACCGAGGAGCACGGCCTCGAGCGCATCGCGCCGCTCGGCACCAAGCCGCGCACGCAGGGCGGTGCGATCACCCTCGCCGCCGCCGAGGTCGCGGAGTTCGTCGACGCGAAGTACGTGTGCGTCTTCACCGAGTCGGGCGACTCGGCGCGCCGCATGTCGCGTCTGCGCTTCCGCATCCCGATGAAGGCGTTCACGCCCGACGAGGGCATCCGTCGTCGCATGAACCTCACGTGGGGCATCGAGTCCTTCAAGGTCGAGCGCGTGCAGCACACGGATGCGATGTACAAGCAGGTCGACGAGATCCTCATCGAGAAGAAGATCGCGTCGATCGGCGACAAGGTCGTCGTGATCTCGGGATCCCCTCCCGGCATCCCCGGCTCGACCAACGACCTGCGCGTCCACGTCGTGGGCGACGCGATCAACAAGGTCGTGCCCGTGTGGGAGTCCGGCGAGCACGCCGACTGA
- a CDS encoding EAL domain-containing protein — protein MHEGIGEKRDDELAGRLRRALETGQLTAHFQPQYDLKTGRVVALEALCRWNDPDHGLLLPDRFIHLAEQHHLIADIGRVMLEESGRQLADWHRRGVAVGVALNVSPSELDAEFSRRILRRVEELGLPRGAVTVEITESPAMRETDDETRWLQELIDGGVGVSIDDFGAGHTSLELLRHVPFTELKIDRSLLADRSAGVDELVAQAREIAHERGAHIVAEGIENEVDLARALSWGCDRGQGFYFSPPLPADALEPVLATVVS, from the coding sequence GTGCACGAAGGAATCGGCGAGAAGCGAGACGACGAGCTCGCGGGCAGACTTCGGCGTGCGCTCGAGACCGGGCAGCTCACGGCGCACTTCCAGCCCCAGTACGACCTCAAGACGGGACGCGTCGTCGCGCTCGAGGCACTGTGCCGTTGGAACGATCCGGACCACGGCCTCCTGCTCCCGGACCGCTTCATCCACCTCGCCGAGCAGCATCACCTCATCGCCGACATCGGGCGCGTCATGCTCGAGGAGTCCGGCCGCCAGCTCGCCGACTGGCACCGCCGCGGAGTCGCCGTGGGCGTCGCGCTCAACGTCTCCCCGTCGGAGCTCGACGCGGAGTTCTCACGCCGCATCCTGCGGCGCGTCGAAGAGCTCGGCCTGCCCCGCGGCGCGGTGACGGTAGAGATCACCGAGTCGCCTGCGATGCGCGAGACCGACGACGAGACCCGTTGGCTCCAGGAGCTCATCGACGGCGGTGTCGGAGTGTCGATCGACGACTTCGGTGCCGGCCACACCTCGCTCGAGCTCCTGCGGCACGTGCCGTTCACCGAGCTCAAGATCGACCGCTCGCTCCTCGCGGACCGCAGCGCGGGAGTGGATGAGCTGGTCGCCCAGGCGCGCGAGATCGCCCACGAGCGCGGGGCGCACATCGTCGCGGAGGGCATCGAGAACGAGGTCGATCTGGCACGTGCGCTCTCGTGGGGGTGCGACCGGGGGCAGGGCTTCTACTTCTCGCCCCCGCTTCCCGCGGACGCGCTCGAACCGGTGCTCGCGACGGTCGTGAGCTGA
- a CDS encoding ATP-dependent DNA ligase has protein sequence MGTLTYDSKLQVSFDDRVLAHLQAVIWSKLRRGEHFAFTWTEASRGAFGRTSIWLSPGIPVAFEYFGSRAPRLNPAWIQVLTKSANSAAGLTILPEPPDPGVRTS, from the coding sequence ATGGGCACGCTCACCTACGACTCCAAGCTCCAGGTCTCGTTCGACGACCGTGTGCTCGCGCACCTGCAGGCCGTCATCTGGTCGAAGCTCCGCCGAGGCGAGCACTTCGCCTTCACCTGGACGGAGGCCTCCCGCGGCGCCTTCGGACGCACGTCGATCTGGCTCTCGCCCGGCATCCCCGTGGCATTCGAGTACTTCGGGAGCCGCGCGCCGCGCCTCAACCCGGCGTGGATCCAGGTGCTCACGAAGTCGGCGAACTCCGCGGCCGGGCTCACGATCCTCCCCGAGCCCCCGGACCCCGGCGTACGCACCTCCTGA
- a CDS encoding ATP-dependent DNA ligase, which produces MGILTYNSSRTLELDDRLLAHLRAVIFAKLRRGETFSFSWEQTPAQGSGRNSLWIGPDTPLTFEFFDQREVPLNADWIRRLTKAANSPGGLVPLPEVEEADATT; this is translated from the coding sequence GTGGGCATCCTGACGTACAACTCCAGCCGCACACTCGAGCTCGACGACCGGCTCCTCGCCCATCTGCGGGCCGTGATCTTCGCGAAGCTCCGCCGCGGCGAGACGTTCTCGTTCTCGTGGGAGCAGACGCCGGCTCAGGGGAGCGGGCGGAACTCGTTGTGGATCGGCCCCGACACGCCCTTGACCTTCGAGTTCTTCGACCAGCGCGAGGTGCCGCTCAACGCCGACTGGATCCGTCGGTTGACGAAGGCCGCCAACTCGCCCGGCGGTCTCGTGCCGCTGCCCGAGGTGGAAGAGGCGGACGCCACCACCTGA
- a CDS encoding sensor domain-containing diguanylate cyclase: MDPSELATHPDELRRLEECAREPIRTPGMIQAHGTLFAVDPENGEIVVVSDDVAEWLGHDIDELGVPELSRAARRAEALDPVRLTWRGEPADAIVHRAGGLSILEIEPMPSGEEYARVPVVTAIQKLANATSVAELRDIVVAELRRITGFDRVMMYEFQHDGHGIVVAEDHHPELESYLGLHFPASDIPTQARALYLSKLGRAIAGTEAAPRPLLSTRLDPASIDLSGAELRAVSPYHIQYMRNMGQASTFSLSLVDHGRLVGMITCAHRTERRIPVLLRRSLEVLAGQLSLQAASMREIERLRHTVEISERRAALLAPLFASDDVTAALFQGRETILDLVPADGVVARIGTSWRVAGVVPPLAPIAGIVERLGDTPIATDALERDRPDIAALMPGVAGLLAVPLAQNEGALLFFRGEVAQSITWLGDPGPDNRPSGLSPRASFALWKQQVRGRSEPWGDVAAEAVELAHDLDHALSRRAESRLAELAMRDALTGLHNRRYLVDRLATRGPVGPDGKALLFVDLDDFKGVNDRYGHETGDAVILEVARRLRANSRDRDDVVRLGGDEFVVLMDGVTGTDVHAIAERLVEAVAEPIVTSSGVLQITASCGVVVAEPGTPRTGLLEAADAAMYRAKRAGRNRIAS, from the coding sequence GTGGACCCATCTGAACTCGCAACCCACCCGGATGAACTGCGTCGGCTCGAGGAGTGCGCACGCGAGCCCATCCGCACACCCGGCATGATCCAGGCGCACGGGACGCTGTTCGCGGTCGACCCCGAGAACGGCGAGATCGTCGTCGTGAGCGATGACGTCGCCGAGTGGCTCGGGCACGACATCGACGAGCTCGGGGTGCCGGAGCTCTCCCGCGCGGCGCGCAGAGCCGAGGCGCTCGACCCCGTCCGCCTCACTTGGCGCGGCGAGCCCGCCGACGCGATCGTGCACCGCGCCGGTGGGCTCAGCATCCTCGAAATCGAGCCGATGCCGTCGGGCGAGGAGTACGCGCGCGTGCCGGTCGTCACAGCCATCCAGAAGCTCGCGAACGCGACATCTGTGGCGGAGCTGCGGGATATCGTGGTGGCCGAGCTGCGCCGGATCACAGGCTTCGACCGCGTCATGATGTACGAGTTCCAGCACGACGGTCACGGCATCGTCGTCGCAGAGGATCATCACCCCGAACTCGAGTCGTACCTCGGGCTGCACTTCCCGGCGTCGGACATCCCCACGCAGGCCCGCGCCCTCTACCTCTCGAAACTCGGGAGGGCGATCGCCGGCACCGAGGCGGCGCCGCGGCCGCTGCTCTCCACCCGCCTCGATCCCGCCTCGATCGACCTCTCGGGCGCCGAGCTGCGCGCCGTGTCGCCGTACCACATCCAGTACATGCGGAACATGGGCCAGGCGTCCACCTTCTCGCTGTCGCTCGTCGACCACGGTCGTCTTGTCGGCATGATCACGTGCGCCCATCGAACGGAGCGCCGCATCCCCGTGCTGCTGCGCCGTTCGCTCGAGGTGCTCGCGGGACAGCTCTCGCTCCAGGCGGCGTCGATGCGGGAGATCGAGCGTCTACGCCACACCGTCGAGATCAGCGAACGTCGTGCGGCGCTGCTGGCCCCCCTCTTCGCCTCCGACGACGTCACGGCGGCGCTGTTCCAGGGTCGCGAGACGATCCTCGACCTCGTGCCCGCCGACGGCGTCGTCGCCCGAATCGGAACATCCTGGCGCGTCGCGGGGGTCGTGCCGCCGCTGGCCCCCATCGCCGGCATCGTCGAGCGGCTCGGCGACACGCCGATCGCGACCGACGCGCTCGAGCGCGACCGACCCGATATCGCGGCGCTCATGCCGGGGGTAGCGGGACTGCTCGCCGTCCCGCTCGCACAGAACGAGGGTGCGCTGCTGTTCTTCCGCGGCGAGGTGGCACAGAGCATCACCTGGCTCGGCGATCCCGGTCCCGACAACCGTCCGAGCGGCCTCTCCCCGCGCGCGTCGTTCGCCCTGTGGAAGCAGCAGGTGCGCGGCCGCTCGGAGCCGTGGGGGGATGTCGCGGCCGAGGCGGTCGAGCTCGCCCACGACCTCGACCACGCCCTCAGCCGCCGGGCCGAGTCCCGGCTCGCGGAGCTCGCGATGCGCGACGCCCTCACGGGCCTTCACAACCGTCGTTACCTCGTCGACCGTCTCGCGACGCGCGGTCCGGTCGGCCCCGACGGCAAGGCGCTGCTCTTCGTCGACCTCGACGACTTCAAGGGCGTCAACGACCGGTACGGCCACGAGACGGGAGACGCGGTCATCCTCGAGGTCGCACGGCGACTCCGGGCCAACTCGCGCGACCGCGACGACGTCGTGCGGCTCGGCGGCGACGAGTTCGTCGTGCTCATGGACGGCGTCACGGGCACCGATGTGCACGCGATCGCGGAGCGCCTCGTGGAGGCCGTCGCCGAGCCCATCGTCACCTCGTCGGGCGTCCTCCAGATCACCGCGTCGTGTGGCGTCGTCGTCGCCGAACCCGGAACACCGCGCACGGGCCTGCTCGAGGCTGCGGATGCGGCGATGTACCGCGCGAAGCGCGCGGGCCGCAACCGCATCGCGAGCTGA